Part of the Candidatus Limnocylindrales bacterium genome is shown below.
AGGCGCCGAGATCATCGGCCACCGTCGCTGCGCCGAAGCGATGAACGCCGACCTGCCGCCGAAAGTCATGAAGCGTCTCGGCGACGCTGCGAATCCCTTGCCGGGGCTCGAGCGTTTCGCGAAGGCGCTGTCGGCATATGATTTCGACGGCATCACGATCACGCCGCCGACCACGCTGTTCGACGAGAGCTTCTCGTTCGATCTCGACGGCCTCAGCGTCGACGTTCTTTACGTCGGCCCCGCCCACACGGTCGGCGACGCGATCGTGCATCTTCCGGAGCGCGGCATCCTGTTCGGAGGGGATGTGCTGTGGAACGGCTGCACGCCGATCGGCTGGGAAGGGACCTATGCGCAGTGGTACGCCGCGCTCGACCGCATCATCGGGCTCGCTCCGGATATCGTCGTGCCCGGCCACGGCCCGATCACCGATACCGAGGGCGTCAGGCTGCTGCGCCGCTACTTCGAGTTCGTCGAGAGCGAAGCGAAGCGTTTCTTCGAGCTCGGCATCGGCGAATACGAAGCCGCGCAGAAGATCGACCTCGGCCCGTTTGCCGGCTGGACCGAGCCCGAGCGCATCCTGTTCAACCTGCGGCGCGCGTATCGCGAGCTTCGCGGCGAGCCGTTCGACGCGCCGACCGACGTGCTGGAGATGCTGCGCGAGCTCGAGACGCTGGCGGAATTCTACGAGGCTCGCGCGCGCAACGCGCGAACCTGAGCCTCGCGCTCACCGCAAATCCCGACCGCGGATCGCCGAAACGCGCGCCCAAAAGCGCGCCGCCGAAACGTCGTATGGCGAACACGCAAATCAGGATGCTTTCGAGATCGTAACCGGAATCGATTTGTACGCCGGCGTGCGGCTCTTGTCGGCAAAGTCCTCGAGCGAGACCAGCACGTTGGCTTCCGGGAAGTACGCTGCCAGGCAGCGCCGCGGAATCTCGTACGCCACCAGGCGCAGCCCGCGCAGCGAGCGTTCGACTCCCCCCGAGCGGCTGGTCACGTCGACGCGCGCGCCGTTCTCGAGCCCGGCGTCGCGGATGTCTTCGTCGTTCATGAACAGCACGTCGCGTGCGCCTTCGATGCCGCGGTAAAGATCGTCCAGGCCGTAAATCGTCGTGTTGAACTGGTCGTGGCTGCGGATCGTCATCAGCAGGAACTCACCGTCCGCGAGCGTGCGCCGGGTCAGCGGATTGATCGTGAGACGCGCGCGCCCGTCGGCCGTCGCAAAGCGGCGCTCGCGCGCTCCGTTCGGCAATCGGAAGCCTCCGGGCTCCTTGACGCGCTCGTTGAAACGCTCGAAGCCGGGAACGACGCGCTCGATGCGCTCGCGGATCCGGTCGTAGTCGGTGATGAGATCACTCCACGGCACGCGGCTTCGCCGTCCGAGCGTCGCGCGCGCGAGCTCCGCGACGATCGCCGGCTCGCTGCGAAGGCATTCGGACGCCGGCGCGAGCACGCCTTCGGAGCGATGCACCATGCTCATCGAATCCTCGATCGTCACGTACTGGCGCGCGCCGTCCTGTTCGTCGCGCTCGGTTCGGCCGAGCGTCGGCAGGATGATCGCTTCGCTGCCGGTCACGACGTGCGAGCGGTTGAGCTTGGTCGAGACGTGCACGGTCAGCTCGCATCGTTCCAGCGCTTCGGCGGCGCGAGCCGTATCAGGTGTCGCGGACGCGAAGTTCCCGCCCATGCCGACGAAGACCTTGACGTTACCGGCGAGCATTTCGCCGAGCGCGGCGACCGTATCGAAGCCCGGCCGGCGCGGCGACGTGATGCCGAACTCCGCATCGAGCCGGTCGAGGAACTCCGGCCGAGGATCTTCCGTGATTCCCATCGTACGGTCGCCCTGGACGTTGCTGTGCCCGCGCACCGGGCACACGCCGGCGCCGGGACGGCCGATGTTGCCGCGCAGCAGCAGCAGGTTGGTGATCTCGCGGACGTTGGCAACGGCATGCTGGTGCTGCGTAAGGCCCATCGCCCAGCACGCGATCACGCTCTTCGCGCCGATGTAGACGTCGGCTGCCGCCTTCATCTGCGCACGCGTGATTCCGCTTTCCTCCTCGAGCTCTTCCCAGGAAACCGCGGCGACGTGATCGCGAAGCTCCGCGAGCCCGCTCGAAAATTCGTCCAGGAACGCATGGTCGAGCACGTTGCCCGGCGAAGCCGCTTCGGCCTCGAAAACGTGCTTGATGATTCCCTTGAGGAGCGCGATGTCGCCGCCGATCCGCACCGGAATGTAGAGATCCGAAAGCGACGTGCTGCGGCCGAGCAGCTCGAGCGGCCGCTGCGGATTCGAAAACCGCACCAGGCCCAGCTCACGCAGCGGGTTGATGCTGACGATCTTCGCGCCGCGCTCTTTGGCCTTCTGCAGCGTGACGAGCATCCGCGGATGATTGGTTCCCGGATTCTGCCCGACGATGAAAATCGCATCGGCCTTCATGAAATCGTCGAGACCGACGGTGCCCTTGCCGACGCCGATCACTTCGCCGAGACCGGTGCCGCTCGATTCATGGCACATGTTCGAGCAGTCGGGCAGGTTGTTGGTGCCGAACTCGCGCGCGAAGAGCTGGTAGAGGAATGCCGCTTCGTTGCTGGTCCGGCCGGACGTGTAGAAGACCGCCTGGTCGGGAGACGACAGGCGCGCAAGCTTCTCTC
Proteins encoded:
- a CDS encoding FdhF/YdeP family oxidoreductase, which produces MSDKSDDSRAAAGFGAVFRTLRRTAFETGPLRTARLLARINQDGGFACPGCAWPEVDPGDRSFAEFCENGAKAVSHEATLSRIDADFFREHSVSSLRSRDNRWLEAQGRLTQPMRKAPGSDWYQPIAWEEAFRRIGEKLARLSSPDQAVFYTSGRTSNEAAFLYQLFAREFGTNNLPDCSNMCHESSGTGLGEVIGVGKGTVGLDDFMKADAIFIVGQNPGTNHPRMLVTLQKAKERGAKIVSINPLRELGLVRFSNPQRPLELLGRSTSLSDLYIPVRIGGDIALLKGIIKHVFEAEAASPGNVLDHAFLDEFSSGLAELRDHVAAVSWEELEEESGITRAQMKAAADVYIGAKSVIACWAMGLTQHQHAVANVREITNLLLLRGNIGRPGAGVCPVRGHSNVQGDRTMGITEDPRPEFLDRLDAEFGITSPRRPGFDTVAALGEMLAGNVKVFVGMGGNFASATPDTARAAEALERCELTVHVSTKLNRSHVVTGSEAIILPTLGRTERDEQDGARQYVTIEDSMSMVHRSEGVLAPASECLRSEPAIVAELARATLGRRSRVPWSDLITDYDRIRERIERVVPGFERFNERVKEPGGFRLPNGARERRFATADGRARLTINPLTRRTLADGEFLLMTIRSHDQFNTTIYGLDDLYRGIEGARDVLFMNDEDIRDAGLENGARVDVTSRSGGVERSLRGLRLVAYEIPRRCLAAYFPEANVLVSLEDFADKSRTPAYKSIPVTISKAS
- a CDS encoding MBL fold metallo-hydrolase, which encodes MKSHQPTSGQTTGGQPMELRALDRDVYACLQPDRGFGWSNSGLVARGGGLVVDTFWDLPRTRAMLGLYAGVHPQLPKRVVNTHHNGDHCWGNQLVEGAEIIGHRRCAEAMNADLPPKVMKRLGDAANPLPGLERFAKALSAYDFDGITITPPTTLFDESFSFDLDGLSVDVLYVGPAHTVGDAIVHLPERGILFGGDVLWNGCTPIGWEGTYAQWYAALDRIIGLAPDIVVPGHGPITDTEGVRLLRRYFEFVESEAKRFFELGIGEYEAAQKIDLGPFAGWTEPERILFNLRRAYRELRGEPFDAPTDVLEMLRELETLAEFYEARARNART